The genomic interval TATACCGATGAATTTCAAGAAAGCAGTGGTTATTCCGCTTATCAAGTGATAAAAAAAGCAAAAGAAACAGCCGATGATGGCTGGATTCAAATGAAATGATTTTATCCCACACTTAACGGGCAGTAGGACCCCCGCTCCAAGCTTATGAGAAAACAAAGAAGATAGGTGGGGGACAACTGCCCGTAAAGGTCCGATTGGTTCAACTAACCATCAGTGGGGGATGAAGGAAAACCCCCACTGATGGAAGTTTCACTTTATTGTGAAAATTTTTAGAAAATTTATTGACTTTATTAAAGGATTGTTCTAACATAACAAGTATAAATTATATGAATATACAGGCGAAGACGAAGAGTAGTATCTTAAATAGTTGTTCTATAGAGAGCTGGTGGTTGGTGCAAACCAGTGAGCAAAGTTAAGAGAATGGACTTCCGAGCCCCAAACCGAAACAGTATGGAGTAGGCTTTGGCGATGTGTCTCATCGTTACTTGAGATAAGCATTCTAATAGAGAATGCTATAAAGTGAGCTTTTCGAAGCTAATAAAGGTGGTACCACGGGTTCCTCGTCCTTTGGATGAGGGCCCTTTTTGCATTTTTTTAAAAGGTAGAAATGATAAAATTTCCGATATGTTTTGGTGTCTGGCTCCAGACGCCTTACACTTTTCTCATATAACAAATCGATGAATAAGAGTAGTAATCTTTATAGAGGCGTTTACAGAGAGCCGGGGTTGGTGGAATCCGGTACGATATATAAAGATGAATGGACTTATGAGTGGTGTCTTGAACGATAGTAGAGGGACCCGGATTTCCACCGTTAACGGAATTGAGCAGGGAAAGAAAAAGAGTCCTTTCCAATTTGAGGTGGCACCGCGGTCTAAATCGTCCTCTACAAACGTACACATTACGTTTGTAGAGGACGATTTTTTATATGGAAAATACATAGCGCCTTGCGCTTTTCTAATAAGGGGGATAAGAAGATGAATAAGGTGAATCAACAAAGAAAAATCCGGTTTAAAGGAAAAACAATCGAAGGAGATATCCATACGCCAATTGCTATTTTTCAAAAGTTGCAGGGTGAGAAGAAATTTTTATTAGAAAGCTCTCATTCTCATCAAGATAATGGCCGCTATTCGTATATTGGTACGGACCCATATTTAGAAGTGAAATCAATCGAAAATAAAGTCGTTGTGACTGATCACGAAACGGGAGTAACGAGCGAAGAACAAATCAAAGTCGTCGAATTTTTAAAGCGTGAGCTACTTGTTGAGGTTGAAGCAGATGGTGTAGAATTGCCGCCTTTTAACGGGGGAGCGATGGGGTATATCGGGTATGATGTCATCCGTCAATATGAAAATATCGGTTACATTCCAGAAGACGAATTAGGTATGCCAGATGCTCATTTTCTGTTTTTTAAACAATTAATTGTGTTTGATCACTTATTACAAAAAATTCATCTATTAACAGGCGAAGAAGATTATGAAGCAAGTCTTGCTAATATGAAAAAGATGATTTTAGAGCCGAATGTTCCGAGTGAGGAATTGTTAGCAGAACCGCTGCAGTTCTCATCTAATTTTAGTCAAACGGAATTTGAACAAATGGTCGTGGACGCAAAAAAAGCGATTGTAGCTGGTGAGGTATTCCAAATTGTACTGTCGCAACGCTTTCAAGCACCTTTTAACGGGAAGCCATTTGATGCCTACCGCCGCTTACGATTAGCGAATCCATCACCGTATATGTTCTATTTAGAGTTTGGAGATTATACGGTACTAGGTTCTTCTCCAGAAAGTCTCATTAGTGTATCTGAAAAAACGGTAAATGTTAATCCCATTGCTGGTACACGCCCAAGAGGAAAGACGCTGGAAGAGGACAAAGGCTTAGAAGAAAGCTTACTCATTGATGAGAAAGAATTAGCAGAGCATCGTATGCTTGTTGATTTAGGAAGAAATGATTTAGGGCGTGTATGTGAGATTGGTTCGATTCATTTAACAGAAGAAATGAAAATTGAACGTTATCAGCATGTGATGCATCTTGCTTCCAAAATTACCGGGGAACTGCGTGATGGATTTACAAGTTTGGATGCGTTAACGGTTTGTCTGCCGGCTGGTACCGTTTCAGGAGCGCCTAAAATTCGCGCAATGGAATTAATTAATAAATTAGAGAATACTAAGCGCGGTGTGTATGCTGGCTCGATTGGTTATATTAGCTATGGTGGAAATTTAGATATGGCCTTAGCGATTCGAACGATGATCATTAAAAATCAGAAAGCATATGTGCAAGCAGGGGCGGGGATTGTATATGATTCTAACCCAACCAAAGAATATGAAGAAACACAAAATAAAGCTAGAGCCCTTATGGAGGTGCATAAAAAATGATTTTATTAATCGATAACTATGATTCTTTCACATATAACTTATATCAATATTTAGGCGAAGTGGAACAAGAAATTCTCGTCAAACGGAATGATGAGATTACGATTGCTGAAATTGAAGCACTACAACCGACAGCGATTGTGATTTCTCCAGGGCCGGGCCGACCAGAGGAAGCGGGCGTGAGCATTGACGTTATTCAAGCATTTTACAAAAAGATGCCGATTTTAGGGATTTGCCTTGGTCATCAAGCAATTGGTTCAGCATTTGGAGCAAATGTGATTGGCGCTAAAAATATTATGCATGGAAAAACGTCTGTGATTAAAAGTACGGGAACGGATTTA from Peribacillus asahii carries:
- the trpE gene encoding anthranilate synthase component I, whose amino-acid sequence is MNKVNQQRKIRFKGKTIEGDIHTPIAIFQKLQGEKKFLLESSHSHQDNGRYSYIGTDPYLEVKSIENKVVVTDHETGVTSEEQIKVVEFLKRELLVEVEADGVELPPFNGGAMGYIGYDVIRQYENIGYIPEDELGMPDAHFLFFKQLIVFDHLLQKIHLLTGEEDYEASLANMKKMILEPNVPSEELLAEPLQFSSNFSQTEFEQMVVDAKKAIVAGEVFQIVLSQRFQAPFNGKPFDAYRRLRLANPSPYMFYLEFGDYTVLGSSPESLISVSEKTVNVNPIAGTRPRGKTLEEDKGLEESLLIDEKELAEHRMLVDLGRNDLGRVCEIGSIHLTEEMKIERYQHVMHLASKITGELRDGFTSLDALTVCLPAGTVSGAPKIRAMELINKLENTKRGVYAGSIGYISYGGNLDMALAIRTMIIKNQKAYVQAGAGIVYDSNPTKEYEETQNKARALMEVHKK
- a CDS encoding anthranilate synthase component II, with the translated sequence MILLIDNYDSFTYNLYQYLGEVEQEILVKRNDEITIAEIEALQPTAIVISPGPGRPEEAGVSIDVIQAFYKKMPILGICLGHQAIGSAFGANVIGAKNIMHGKTSVIKSTGTDLFAKQEVEFPVMRYHSLVVERESLPEELEVTATSLDDGEIMALKHQSYPLYGLQFHPESIGTKIGKELLHEFYKIALLYQIETSV